Proteins encoded in a region of the Brevefilum fermentans genome:
- a CDS encoding ABC transporter ATP-binding protein, whose amino-acid sequence MLSVRNLNSYYGSAQALFEISLDLFQNEILSLVGANGAGKSTLLKTISGLILNRSGDIVLDGKSIIYAPADKIVGLGIAHVPEGRRLFPGMTVMDNLLMGAYLRKNKEDIKKDLEYVFEIFPRLKERRNQLAGKLSGGEQQMCAIGRGIMSSPKILLIDELSLGLAPKIVDELIEIVAVLRRRGISIVLVEQDVQIGLEISDRAYVIEHGKIVMTGLSKDLLINESIRKAYLGI is encoded by the coding sequence ATTCTCAGTGTGCGTAATTTGAACTCTTATTATGGTTCTGCTCAAGCCTTGTTTGAAATATCACTAGATCTTTTTCAAAACGAAATTCTTTCATTAGTGGGGGCAAATGGGGCTGGAAAGTCTACTTTATTGAAAACAATATCTGGATTAATATTAAATCGGAGTGGCGATATTGTTCTCGATGGTAAGTCAATAATTTATGCTCCTGCCGATAAAATCGTCGGGTTGGGTATAGCACATGTTCCTGAGGGTCGTCGATTGTTTCCAGGCATGACTGTTATGGATAATTTATTGATGGGTGCTTATTTGCGAAAAAATAAAGAAGATATAAAAAAAGATTTAGAATATGTTTTTGAAATATTTCCACGATTAAAAGAAAGACGTAATCAATTGGCAGGAAAATTAAGTGGCGGCGAACAACAAATGTGCGCAATTGGTAGAGGAATAATGTCATCCCCGAAAATTTTGCTTATAGATGAGCTTTCTTTAGGTTTGGCCCCTAAAATAGTTGATGAATTAATAGAAATTGTTGCTGTGCTACGAAGACGTGGTATATCAATAGTTTTGGTTGAACAGGATGTGCAAATCGGTTTAGAAATTTCTGATCGTGCTTACGTAATCGAGCATGGTAAAATTGTAATGACCGGCTTGTCGAAAGATTTGTTAATAAATGAAAGCATACGAAAAGCATATTTAGGAATTTAA
- a CDS encoding MurR/RpiR family transcriptional regulator, which yields MITQEFENRIKSKRLTQVEQVVAEYILHNFHTVGFMTTTDIANELNISDASVFRTARSLGYNGFEELKTEIKNLVSKQLQAANSLREYSQLAPIERFQSNWDSLFENDAIEKLTNNAIASIYDVIDRNSKNNINSCLDILLNSRNKYVCGFRSTAFVANFLAFELLFLLNNVILNTHADGKAIERLADITSEDCVILLVYPRYSNINYIVKQIALDVGAKIILVIDKISHELVKDVDFVFACNPRSISYYNTIIPMVFICEIIISELSKVIPDAFRKRSEFICKYMDAVGLY from the coding sequence ATGATTACGCAAGAGTTTGAAAATCGAATAAAGAGTAAACGACTAACTCAGGTAGAACAGGTTGTTGCCGAGTATATCCTTCACAATTTTCATACAGTAGGTTTTATGACGACCACGGATATCGCAAATGAATTGAATATTAGTGATGCTTCCGTTTTTAGAACGGCACGTTCGCTCGGCTACAACGGGTTTGAAGAGTTAAAGACGGAAATAAAAAATTTGGTTTCAAAACAACTTCAGGCCGCAAATAGCCTTCGTGAATACAGTCAACTTGCGCCGATTGAGCGTTTCCAATCAAACTGGGATTCTTTATTTGAGAATGACGCAATAGAAAAATTAACAAACAACGCTATTGCATCCATCTACGATGTGATTGATCGAAATAGCAAGAATAACATAAATTCTTGCTTAGACATTTTATTAAATAGTAGAAATAAATACGTCTGTGGGTTCAGATCGACAGCTTTTGTAGCAAACTTTCTTGCATTTGAGCTTCTGTTTTTATTAAATAATGTTATTTTAAATACACATGCTGATGGAAAAGCAATTGAGCGTTTGGCAGATATCACATCAGAAGATTGTGTAATATTATTGGTTTACCCCAGATACAGCAATATTAATTATATCGTAAAGCAAATCGCCCTTGATGTTGGAGCAAAAATAATCTTAGTGATTGACAAAATATCCCATGAATTAGTAAAAGATGTGGATTTTGTTTTTGCTTGCAACCCAAGAAGCATCAGTTATTACAATACTATTATCCCAATGGTTTTTATATGTGAAATAATAATTAGCGAACTTTCTAAAGTTATACCTGATGCTTTTCGGAAGCGCTCAGAATTTATCTGTAAATACATGGATGCTGTCGGATTATATTAA
- a CDS encoding FHA domain-containing protein, with protein MRVQAQVGDTLIVLPPDTSDFPLLSTQIKPKFFPRAAVTPLQREALTVLEDGRRVEVISLEKRRGGVHFTLAINGDRRLDVRDVNGESPYHRIQLAFSDWALGRRLSSEDTLSLVVQEGPLISNSHDRQAWVETLQNYQPNFRSMTPDLVSLELALRLSEERVVPFGVDKALLYITPPPTPEEITPLLTLAETARTAEIQVYVWMLGEEFFLNNDQGRALINLANATGGEFFHFTGVGAPPDPERYFEDIGVYYDLSFVSGIRQEGTYAIRVETADGALHGESSEFYLNVHAPKPILISPPATITRSAPQNWDENLESLLPRSVAIEFMLEFPDGYPRDLSFSRLFVDGQMVDERTEAPFELLTWDLSAVEKTGEYVIQVGVEDTLGLSGETILTPIRVELSLPETEPPQPVQRIGLILVWVVLAGAALILVVWGVLNFFRSAFVQRLFNKLFSSRSISTAEKSPETGDQGGPFATLLPLESGISGWKQAAIQIMQARTVIGSDPERASLLLSGDTIDGLHARLQVEQGTFWLMDCGSRCGTWINYNPIGNQPVELHPGDLIHIGSAGFRFTIMDMESPPGATIEKYKLE; from the coding sequence ATGCGTGTGCAAGCACAGGTAGGGGATACATTGATCGTCCTTCCGCCAGATACCTCCGACTTTCCCCTTCTTTCTACACAAATTAAACCCAAATTCTTCCCCCGAGCGGCGGTGACGCCGTTGCAAAGGGAAGCCCTGACCGTACTGGAAGATGGAAGGCGTGTTGAAGTCATCAGCTTGGAAAAGCGACGCGGCGGTGTGCACTTCACCCTGGCGATCAACGGCGATCGGCGCCTGGATGTACGTGATGTCAACGGCGAATCACCCTATCACCGCATTCAGTTGGCGTTTTCTGACTGGGCCCTGGGGCGTCGCTTAAGCTCAGAAGACACCCTTTCACTGGTGGTGCAGGAAGGTCCGCTGATTAGCAACAGCCATGACCGCCAGGCATGGGTAGAAACGCTGCAGAATTATCAACCCAATTTCCGTAGTATGACGCCCGACCTGGTCAGCCTTGAATTGGCATTGCGGCTGTCTGAAGAACGGGTTGTGCCCTTTGGGGTGGATAAAGCCCTGCTGTATATCACGCCCCCGCCGACACCCGAGGAAATCACTCCCTTATTGACCCTGGCTGAAACAGCCCGCACGGCTGAAATCCAGGTGTATGTGTGGATGCTGGGCGAAGAATTCTTTCTCAACAATGACCAGGGCAGGGCGTTGATTAACCTGGCAAACGCCACCGGCGGTGAGTTTTTTCATTTCACCGGCGTCGGCGCCCCTCCCGACCCGGAACGTTATTTTGAGGATATTGGCGTTTATTATGACCTGTCCTTTGTGTCCGGCATTCGCCAGGAGGGCACTTATGCCATCCGTGTTGAAACCGCGGACGGCGCTCTACACGGCGAGAGCAGCGAATTTTATCTCAATGTCCACGCGCCCAAGCCGATTTTAATCAGCCCGCCGGCGACGATCACCCGCTCGGCACCCCAAAATTGGGATGAGAATCTTGAATCTCTCCTTCCCAGGAGTGTGGCGATTGAATTCATGCTGGAGTTCCCTGATGGTTATCCGCGTGATTTGAGTTTCAGCCGTTTGTTCGTGGATGGGCAGATGGTGGATGAGCGCACTGAAGCGCCGTTTGAGCTTCTGACCTGGGATCTATCCGCTGTGGAGAAAACTGGCGAATACGTCATCCAGGTGGGGGTGGAAGATACCCTTGGACTTTCTGGTGAGACAATCCTGACCCCGATCCGGGTTGAGCTGAGCTTGCCCGAAACTGAACCCCCGCAGCCGGTTCAACGCATTGGTCTGATCCTTGTTTGGGTGGTATTGGCTGGGGCAGCCTTGATTTTAGTTGTTTGGGGAGTGCTCAATTTTTTCCGCTCGGCGTTTGTGCAGCGCTTATTTAATAAGCTGTTTTCATCCAGGTCGATATCTACTGCTGAGAAATCACCTGAGACAGGAGATCAGGGCGGTCCCTTCGCCACCTTGCTGCCCCTGGAGAGCGGAATTTCAGGCTGGAAACAGGCTGCCATTCAGATTATGCAGGCGCGCACGGTCATCGGCAGCGACCCGGAGCGCGCCAGCCTGCTCCTTAGCGGGGATACTATTGATGGATTGCACGCACGCTTGCAGGTTGAACAGGGCACCTTCTGGCTGATGGATTGCGGATCCAGGTGCGGAACCTGGATAAACTACAACCCGATTGGCAATCAGCCGGTCGAATTGCATCCTGGCGACCTGATTCACATTGGCTCGGCGGGATTTCGGTTTACAATCATGGATATGGAATCACCACCCGGTGCCACGATTGAAAAATACAAACTGGAATGA
- a CDS encoding DMT family transporter, with translation MITKINKENNSFVLAITLIGAMFGFSAFHLSSSYALKKVSIIELLFFRQLIAFFTLFIYLKITKNNMVEMENIGKKDKIKIMIIGFVGYFLTSLFLLIGNSLTQSLYSAFVNSLFPIFIAIASSIYLKELLSFSQMLAISLGFLGTYIIAGTSFSKDHLLGIIFALVGGISWGIGSVISKKIMGKITPIVITTYGLLTSSIISFPFLVIYWLTTKNISALTFDGFFLTLLVGTVGTAFPYFLWSKALSMADPGTCSLAYPIMPIITTLFFVFVEKQKTSLSFFLGGLIIISGIIIHGIVTRNIHKKKEK, from the coding sequence TTGATCACCAAAATAAATAAAGAAAATAATTCGTTTGTTCTTGCAATAACCCTAATTGGAGCCATGTTTGGTTTTTCCGCTTTCCACCTTTCAAGTTCTTATGCGTTGAAAAAGGTATCCATAATTGAGTTGTTATTCTTCCGACAATTAATAGCTTTTTTTACTTTATTTATTTATTTAAAGATAACAAAAAATAATATGGTTGAGATGGAAAATATTGGAAAGAAAGACAAAATTAAAATCATGATAATTGGTTTTGTAGGGTATTTTCTTACATCATTGTTTTTATTGATTGGGAACAGTTTAACCCAGTCGCTTTATTCGGCATTTGTAAATTCTTTATTCCCAATTTTTATTGCTATTGCTTCTTCTATATATTTAAAGGAATTACTGAGTTTTTCACAAATGTTGGCAATTTCCCTTGGCTTTTTAGGTACATACATCATTGCAGGGACATCTTTTTCAAAAGATCATCTGCTTGGAATTATTTTTGCATTGGTCGGAGGTATTTCTTGGGGAATAGGTTCTGTTATTAGCAAAAAAATTATGGGAAAAATCACCCCAATTGTAATAACGACTTACGGCTTACTAACATCAAGTATAATATCGTTTCCGTTTCTTGTAATCTATTGGTTAACCACAAAAAATATTTCAGCCCTAACTTTTGATGGATTTTTTCTGACGTTATTGGTGGGAACAGTGGGAACTGCTTTCCCTTATTTTCTGTGGAGTAAAGCTTTATCAATGGCAGACCCAGGAACATGTTCGCTTGCTTATCCAATTATGCCAATTATCACTACATTGTTTTTTGTTTTTGTTGAAAAACAGAAAACAAGTCTTTCATTTTTTCTTGGTGGTTTAATAATTATTTCCGGAATAATTATTCACGGAATTGTAACGCGTAATATCCACAAAAAAAAAGAAAAATAA
- a CDS encoding RidA family protein: MKEILRTSKAPIFKVPLSQGTKFGNRVFPSGMVGASPDTLEVVGGFEEQTRKVMENLLYVSDEGGMSPQDFIKCTVFLKDLNYFSIFNRIYAEYFNKNFPSRSAFEIPSLAGPYELEVEAFGFTSDSWNTQKKEIIFTEDAPRFSVPLVQGIKVGNFIYPSGQVPAKPSDSWPVEDFRDQIRQAIENLIAVVEAGGGTKENIIKCAVFLKDMSRFDLFNEVYSEYFQKDNNPPARSCFGVTGLAGPYDIEIEGIAYVGDDVERIRTEKAPLFDMPFCQGVRAEEMVFISGQVGYDPKTGNVPKTFEGQTRQMMENLLAIGEKVGASPDDFVKTTCYLTNIRYFEFFNRIYQEYFKKDFPARSAFEVAGLAYDYVVEIEGIACINLQKRKEVNEI, from the coding sequence ATGAAAGAAATATTAAGGACAAGTAAAGCCCCAATATTCAAGGTTCCGCTTTCACAAGGGACAAAATTTGGAAACCGCGTTTTTCCTTCAGGTATGGTTGGAGCTAGCCCTGATACGCTTGAAGTTGTTGGTGGCTTTGAGGAACAAACCCGCAAAGTGATGGAAAATTTGCTATATGTTTCAGATGAAGGAGGTATGAGTCCTCAAGACTTTATCAAATGCACTGTTTTTTTGAAAGATTTAAACTACTTCAGTATTTTTAATCGTATTTATGCTGAATACTTTAATAAAAATTTTCCAAGTCGATCTGCATTTGAGATTCCTTCTCTTGCTGGCCCATATGAATTGGAAGTTGAAGCGTTCGGGTTCACATCGGATTCTTGGAATACACAAAAAAAAGAAATAATTTTTACAGAAGATGCACCGCGTTTTTCTGTTCCTTTGGTTCAAGGTATAAAAGTCGGCAATTTCATTTATCCCTCTGGGCAAGTTCCAGCGAAGCCCTCAGATAGTTGGCCGGTTGAAGATTTTCGTGATCAAATTAGACAAGCAATTGAAAATTTAATTGCAGTTGTTGAAGCTGGTGGAGGTACCAAAGAAAATATCATAAAATGCGCGGTTTTTTTGAAGGACATGTCTCGTTTTGATTTATTTAATGAAGTGTATAGTGAATATTTTCAAAAAGATAACAACCCACCTGCCCGATCTTGCTTCGGGGTCACTGGACTTGCAGGCCCGTATGATATAGAAATTGAAGGTATTGCATATGTTGGGGATGATGTAGAAAGAATCAGAACCGAGAAGGCACCCTTATTTGATATGCCCTTTTGTCAAGGTGTTAGAGCTGAAGAAATGGTATTTATTTCTGGTCAAGTTGGATATGATCCTAAAACAGGTAATGTGCCAAAAACATTTGAAGGTCAAACCCGACAAATGATGGAGAACCTGCTTGCTATTGGTGAAAAAGTAGGTGCAAGTCCAGATGATTTTGTAAAAACTACTTGCTATTTAACAAATATTCGATATTTTGAATTTTTTAATAGAATTTATCAAGAATATTTTAAAAAGGATTTCCCTGCCCGATCAGCGTTTGAAGTCGCAGGCTTGGCTTATGATTATGTTGTAGAGATTGAAGGGATAGCTTGTATTAATCTACAAAAACGAAAGGAGGTCAATGAAATATAA
- a CDS encoding DUF3955 domain-containing protein, whose protein sequence is MDFGEQIMSIRLENNLTQEQMASKLNVTRQAVSNWEGNRNLPDIEMLITISNVFHLSLDQLILGGENMSNIKEKLIRDGSETRRARLNLISIAVGAALLLFGFILILIKGASVEYIDEAGILHENFFLLPMGFLFIFGGLITFFITGFRHLILKLKNKKI, encoded by the coding sequence ATGGATTTTGGAGAGCAAATCATGTCTATTCGGCTTGAAAACAATTTAACCCAGGAACAAATGGCCAGCAAGCTCAATGTGACCCGGCAGGCTGTTTCTAACTGGGAGGGCAATCGCAATCTTCCAGATATTGAAATGTTGATCACCATTTCTAACGTTTTTCATCTCTCACTTGATCAACTTATTCTTGGAGGTGAAAATATGAGCAATATCAAAGAAAAACTCATCAGAGATGGAAGTGAGACACGGCGCGCCAGGTTGAATTTGATCAGCATCGCCGTTGGGGCAGCGTTGCTATTGTTTGGCTTTATCCTGATCCTGATAAAGGGCGCTTCGGTAGAATATATTGATGAAGCCGGAATCCTGCATGAGAATTTTTTCTTGCTGCCGATGGGCTTCCTTTTTATATTTGGCGGATTGATAACGTTTTTTATCACCGGTTTTCGTCATCTGATCTTAAAACTTAAAAATAAAAAGATATAA
- a CDS encoding amino acid ABC transporter substrate-binding protein, translating to MRIKKTILYFLLIILLSVSFGGCQKAEEKPKVIRFGAAQPFTGNLAMEGDKHQKGYDLWAEETNKAGGITVNGEKYLVEIVYYDYQSDTATAVKLAEKLITEDKVDFLLGPMGSGAAKAVSAVTEKYQIPMVAPSASSIEVFTDGYKFIFGIFTENATLAEPLTDLALSKGVKSIAIVSRNDLFPLSIANELITSCEKRGIEVNYFDQYAIGTTDFSAMLIDVAKTSPDWLFMTGYAEDGLQFFRQVKELGISTKMQSMVAGAAFREFVEGLGESSEYVTTACWWHEVVTYEGTDVFKTSKNFVDLFEKKYGFKPDYPHAGAAVSAVVLAQAIEKANSLDPIKVREALATETFETFFAPIKFSEIGIVDSYIPPVMQILDGKHLVLLPEDIKQSEFVYPIPPWDER from the coding sequence ATGAGAATCAAGAAAACAATTTTATACTTTTTGCTGATAATTCTTCTTAGTGTGTCTTTTGGGGGTTGTCAAAAGGCTGAAGAAAAACCAAAAGTTATCAGATTCGGGGCCGCACAACCCTTTACAGGCAATCTTGCTATGGAAGGGGATAAACACCAAAAAGGTTACGATTTATGGGCGGAGGAAACAAACAAAGCTGGCGGAATTACGGTAAACGGTGAAAAGTATCTGGTTGAAATTGTATATTATGATTACCAATCTGATACTGCTACAGCCGTTAAACTTGCTGAAAAATTGATTACTGAAGATAAGGTTGATTTTCTCCTTGGGCCGATGGGCTCTGGAGCCGCAAAAGCGGTAAGCGCAGTAACAGAAAAATATCAAATACCAATGGTCGCGCCTTCTGCCAGTTCAATTGAAGTGTTTACTGATGGATATAAGTTCATTTTTGGAATATTTACAGAAAACGCAACATTGGCGGAACCATTAACAGACCTTGCTCTTTCAAAAGGCGTCAAGAGCATAGCGATTGTTAGCCGTAACGACTTATTTCCTCTTTCAATTGCAAATGAACTAATCACATCTTGTGAGAAACGGGGAATCGAAGTTAACTATTTTGATCAATATGCAATCGGGACAACTGATTTTTCTGCAATGTTAATAGATGTTGCAAAAACAAGCCCTGATTGGCTATTTATGACAGGGTATGCAGAAGATGGGTTACAGTTTTTTAGACAGGTTAAAGAACTCGGAATTTCCACGAAAATGCAATCTATGGTTGCAGGAGCTGCATTTCGAGAGTTTGTAGAAGGTTTGGGGGAATCAAGTGAGTATGTTACAACTGCTTGTTGGTGGCATGAAGTCGTCACTTACGAAGGTACTGATGTATTTAAAACATCAAAGAACTTTGTTGATCTTTTTGAGAAAAAATATGGGTTTAAACCTGATTACCCCCATGCGGGTGCTGCAGTATCAGCTGTGGTTCTTGCCCAAGCTATCGAGAAAGCTAATTCACTGGATCCAATTAAAGTCCGTGAAGCTTTGGCTACTGAGACTTTTGAAACTTTCTTTGCACCTATTAAGTTTTCAGAAATTGGAATAGTTGATAGTTATATTCCCCCAGTTATGCAGATCTTGGATGGCAAACATTTAGTTCTCCTTCCAGAGGATATAAAGCAGTCCGAGTTTGTTTATCCAATACCCCCTTGGGATGAACGCTAA
- a CDS encoding branched-chain amino acid ABC transporter permease, producing the protein MNLILLKDKRRIITLTFSFVSILFLVVYPFIFKGYLVRLATSIIMYVALSQIWNILGGFAGYINLGLVGFIGIGAYATGVFMNLGFSIYLSILIAGTISTIVSLFLGPPILRLKSGYYSIATYALAFVFREISNNLNDITGGGTGLALPISGMSILTMNRYFYYNMLVLTIIVTLICIRMSKSSLGYGLHAIKEDEDAAKALGINTTAYKSIGFTISSFLSSVIGGMYAYWLTYIDPISAFDSKMSVLVIIMAMVGGAGTVLGPIIGGVAISLVSELLWSNFIEYHTGFLGMVLILTVIFLPQGVMDLFLHRKEKLSFKNFGKTIQENLKKYRI; encoded by the coding sequence TTGAATTTAATATTATTAAAAGATAAGCGCCGCATAATAACATTAACATTTTCTTTTGTAAGTATTCTATTTTTAGTTGTTTATCCTTTCATTTTTAAAGGTTATCTTGTTAGATTGGCAACTTCAATTATTATGTATGTTGCATTAAGTCAAATATGGAATATTCTTGGAGGCTTTGCGGGATATATAAACTTAGGTTTGGTTGGATTTATTGGAATTGGTGCTTATGCAACTGGCGTTTTTATGAATTTAGGGTTTAGTATTTATTTGTCAATTTTAATTGCTGGTACAATCTCAACAATAGTATCTTTATTCTTAGGGCCCCCAATTTTACGATTAAAATCCGGTTACTATTCAATTGCGACTTATGCTTTGGCTTTCGTTTTTAGAGAAATTTCCAATAATTTGAATGATATCACAGGCGGGGGAACTGGTTTAGCTTTACCGATCTCTGGTATGTCAATTCTTACAATGAATAGATATTTTTATTATAATATGCTGGTTCTTACAATTATTGTTACATTAATTTGTATAAGAATGTCAAAATCAAGCTTGGGTTATGGCCTTCATGCAATTAAAGAAGATGAAGATGCAGCAAAAGCTCTGGGAATTAATACAACAGCTTATAAATCAATTGGATTTACTATAAGTAGTTTTCTTTCCTCTGTAATTGGAGGTATGTACGCTTATTGGTTAACTTATATTGATCCAATTTCCGCATTTGATAGCAAAATGTCAGTTTTAGTTATTATAATGGCCATGGTCGGTGGAGCAGGTACTGTACTTGGTCCAATTATCGGTGGAGTTGCGATCTCTTTGGTTTCAGAATTATTATGGAGTAATTTTATTGAGTACCATACGGGTTTCCTTGGCATGGTATTAATCTTAACTGTAATTTTTCTTCCTCAGGGAGTAATGGATCTTTTTTTACATCGAAAAGAAAAATTGTCATTTAAAAATTTTGGCAAGACTATTCAAGAGAATTTAAAAAAATATCGAATTTAA
- a CDS encoding ABC transporter ATP-binding protein: MVLQVINLTKNFGGLTAVNDVSFSVKKGELLGIIGPNGSGKTTLINLISGTIPITSGEIIYQGKKINNHPTFQRARKGIARTFQIVKPLRNLTVEDNIMTAALFGKSIKSIGNDIFSCMSTRQARKAYEHTENILQIVGLTKSNNQLAKDLTLSGQKRLEIGRALAMNPQLLLLDEVMAGLNHQEVIGMMDLVKKICNEGVTIIMIEHIMKVIMGISKRIIVMDYGRMIACGAPEDVSHDPKVISAYLGSRFAKNNKEQ, translated from the coding sequence ATGGTATTACAAGTAATTAATTTAACCAAGAATTTTGGTGGACTTACTGCTGTTAACGATGTAAGTTTCTCTGTAAAGAAAGGTGAATTGTTGGGGATAATTGGGCCTAATGGATCCGGAAAAACAACATTAATTAACCTAATTAGTGGTACTATTCCTATAACCTCTGGTGAAATAATTTATCAAGGAAAAAAAATAAATAATCACCCCACATTTCAAAGAGCAAGAAAAGGAATTGCTCGAACTTTTCAAATTGTCAAACCTTTACGAAATTTAACCGTTGAAGATAATATCATGACAGCTGCTTTGTTTGGGAAATCAATAAAAAGTATTGGAAATGATATATTTTCATGCATGTCGACTCGACAGGCAAGGAAGGCATACGAGCATACGGAAAATATACTTCAGATTGTTGGATTAACAAAAAGTAATAATCAGCTTGCCAAAGACTTGACCCTTTCTGGACAAAAAAGGCTTGAAATCGGTCGAGCGTTAGCTATGAATCCACAGCTTCTTCTTCTTGATGAAGTGATGGCAGGATTAAATCATCAGGAAGTAATTGGTATGATGGATCTAGTGAAAAAAATTTGTAATGAAGGCGTCACAATAATTATGATCGAACACATTATGAAAGTAATTATGGGGATATCTAAACGGATAATCGTTATGGATTATGGTCGTATGATTGCATGCGGTGCTCCAGAAGACGTATCTCATGATCCTAAAGTTATTTCTGCATACCTTGGCTCTCGATTTGCAAAGAACAATAAGGAGCAGTAA
- a CDS encoding branched-chain amino acid ABC transporter permease, whose product MSLQAIISGLLLGGIYALVASGFSLVNGVMKIINFSHGALIMLGAYLTYWITANYRIDPLLTIPISMLLLFVIGYVIQKYLLNLIVRAPTYMTLIFTFGLDMVIVNIALLIWTGKIRTVLVSNAGASISFFRTAVPVTRLIAFFISFIVTGFLYLVMEKTKFGKAITAARMDLDAARLVGVNIPNTYAFTFGIGAALAGAAGSLLSMLGPISPNLGVLYAGKAFAICILGGTGSMVGPLVGGLIMGLLETIGSIYLGAGLKDAIPFALLIIFLIIRPRGLFGKEYY is encoded by the coding sequence ATGTCATTACAGGCTATAATAAGCGGTCTACTTTTAGGTGGAATATATGCTTTAGTTGCTTCTGGTTTTTCACTTGTAAATGGTGTAATGAAAATTATTAATTTTAGCCATGGCGCACTAATAATGCTAGGAGCATATTTAACTTATTGGATTACAGCAAACTATAGAATAGATCCTCTGTTAACGATCCCAATTTCAATGTTATTACTATTTGTGATTGGGTATGTAATTCAAAAGTACTTGTTAAATCTTATTGTCAGAGCTCCAACGTACATGACATTAATTTTTACATTTGGGCTTGATATGGTCATAGTAAATATCGCGTTACTTATTTGGACTGGAAAAATTCGTACAGTACTTGTTTCAAATGCAGGTGCAAGTATTTCTTTTTTTAGAACTGCAGTTCCAGTAACGAGACTGATTGCCTTTTTTATTTCTTTCATCGTCACAGGGTTTTTATATTTAGTAATGGAGAAAACAAAATTTGGTAAAGCAATAACGGCAGCCAGAATGGACCTTGATGCTGCGAGATTAGTGGGAGTTAATATACCAAACACATATGCTTTTACTTTTGGAATTGGGGCAGCACTAGCAGGAGCAGCCGGTTCTTTGTTATCAATGCTTGGACCAATTTCACCTAACTTAGGTGTTCTATATGCAGGTAAAGCATTCGCAATTTGTATTTTAGGCGGGACAGGAAGCATGGTCGGACCACTGGTTGGTGGCCTTATTATGGGCCTCCTTGAAACAATTGGGTCCATTTATTTAGGTGCTGGCTTAAAAGATGCAATACCTTTCGCCTTATTGATCATATTTTTAATAATCCGCCCACGAGGGTTATTTGGGAAAGAATATTATTAA